The following are from one region of the Paenibacillus protaetiae genome:
- a CDS encoding DUF420 domain-containing protein, whose product MSKQNDHIQPTSTKNYAILIITVSLIANLVILLLFFSPIGYEGQVHFDTTIFPRLNAVLNSFTFIFLVAALIAIIRKNVKVHKGFILAAFASTLLFLVSYLTFHYISAETATYGGEGIKRPIYFFILITHSVLAALIVPLALFTLVWGWTMQLHKHRRIARWTMPIWLYVSITGVVVYLFMAPYY is encoded by the coding sequence ATGAGCAAGCAAAACGATCACATTCAACCGACCAGCACTAAAAACTACGCGATATTGATTATTACCGTATCGCTTATCGCTAACCTTGTCATTTTGCTGCTGTTTTTCTCGCCGATTGGCTATGAGGGGCAAGTGCATTTTGATACGACGATTTTTCCGCGGCTTAACGCTGTGCTGAACAGCTTTACGTTTATTTTCCTTGTGGCGGCGCTAATCGCGATTATCCGAAAAAACGTTAAAGTACATAAAGGCTTTATATTGGCAGCATTTGCGTCAACGCTGCTGTTCCTCGTGTCGTATTTGACCTTTCATTATATTTCGGCTGAAACGGCCACTTACGGCGGCGAAGGCATCAAGCGCCCGATCTATTTCTTTATTCTGATTACGCACAGCGTGCTGGCAGCCCTTATCGTCCCGCTTGCGCTGTTTACGCTTGTATGGGGCTGGACGATGCAGCTGCACAAGCACCGCCGCATTGCGCGCTGGACAATGCCGATATGGCTTTACGTCAGCATCACCGGCGTTGTCGTATACTTGTTTATGGCGCCATATTATTGA
- a CDS encoding Yip1 family protein: MTGQPALPHEPLGSEPPSGGPGKWPWLEIWIKPRAISRYYLNQPYQFRKLLLLAALGGAVMGLTDASIKPETLDNNPLGLLLFGQLVLGVIGGLIGFYLVSYLVRVAGGWLGGTGDKEDLRTAIVYGFMVPSLVQGILWIPKFLVLGREAWIQKTVAAPFDNTPFMDNYSLFELCIAVWAIVVFVKAVAEAHRFSAWRSLGAVLLSLALFFVAAIIIIFFITLLFSVFI, from the coding sequence ATGACCGGACAACCAGCATTACCGCATGAACCACTCGGCTCCGAGCCGCCGTCCGGCGGGCCGGGAAAATGGCCTTGGCTGGAAATATGGATCAAGCCGCGGGCGATTAGCCGCTATTATTTGAATCAGCCGTACCAATTCCGCAAGCTGCTTCTTCTGGCTGCACTAGGCGGAGCGGTCATGGGTTTGACCGATGCGAGCATCAAGCCGGAGACGCTGGACAACAATCCGCTGGGGCTGCTGCTTTTTGGGCAATTGGTTCTGGGCGTCATCGGCGGATTGATCGGCTTCTACCTGGTCAGCTATCTCGTTCGGGTAGCCGGCGGCTGGCTTGGCGGAACTGGAGACAAAGAAGATCTGCGTACGGCGATTGTATACGGCTTTATGGTTCCGTCGCTGGTGCAGGGCATATTGTGGATACCGAAGTTTCTGGTGTTGGGCCGGGAGGCGTGGATACAGAAGACGGTTGCCGCGCCGTTTGACAACACGCCTTTTATGGACAATTACAGCTTGTTTGAGCTGTGCATTGCGGTCTGGGCGATTGTTGTGTTCGTGAAGGCAGTTGCCGAGGCGCACCGCTTTTCGGCTTGGCGCAGCCTGGGGGCGGTTCTTTTGTCGCTGGCGCTGTTTTTTGTAGCTGCTATCATCATCATTTTCTTTATTACCCTGCTGTTTAGCGTGTTTATATAA
- the hisC gene encoding histidinol-phosphate transaminase, translating into MSKYWSPLAASLVPYVPGEQPKNKKFIKLNTNENPYPPSPKALEAIREAANGDLRLYPDPTCDALIRKIADYYGVRPEQVFVGNGSDEVLAFSFAAFFNPAEPILFPDVTYSFYKVYAEFFGLKAELIPLNERFEVPFEQFERQNGGIVLPNPNAPTAILAPLDAFRGLLARNPDHVVLIDEAYIDFGGESAVKLVHEYPNALVVQTLSKSRSLAGMRVGFAVGSEELIEGLNRVKNSFNSYTLDRPALAAAIASFEDEAYFRQTVERVMLTREAVTDKLRQMGFHAADSGANFVFITHPKVAAKKLLDSLREQGILVRYFNQPRISNHLRVTIGTDEEMDAFIAALQTILAAEGC; encoded by the coding sequence TTGAGCAAATATTGGAGCCCGCTGGCTGCGTCGCTTGTCCCTTATGTTCCGGGAGAGCAGCCCAAAAATAAAAAGTTTATAAAGCTGAACACCAATGAAAACCCGTATCCGCCTTCCCCGAAGGCGCTGGAGGCGATCCGGGAAGCGGCAAACGGCGACTTGCGCCTGTATCCCGATCCGACCTGCGACGCGCTGATCCGGAAAATCGCGGACTATTACGGGGTCCGTCCGGAGCAGGTGTTCGTCGGCAACGGTTCGGATGAAGTGCTGGCGTTTTCGTTTGCCGCATTTTTTAATCCGGCGGAGCCGATTTTGTTCCCGGATGTGACATACAGCTTTTATAAAGTGTATGCGGAGTTTTTTGGCTTGAAGGCCGAGCTTATTCCGCTGAACGAGCGGTTTGAGGTGCCGTTCGAGCAGTTCGAACGCCAGAATGGCGGCATCGTATTGCCGAACCCGAATGCGCCGACGGCCATACTTGCCCCGCTGGATGCGTTCCGGGGGCTGCTTGCCCGCAATCCGGACCATGTGGTGCTGATTGACGAGGCTTATATTGATTTTGGCGGGGAATCCGCCGTGAAGCTTGTTCATGAATATCCGAATGCGCTTGTAGTGCAGACGTTATCGAAATCGCGTTCGCTGGCCGGTATGCGGGTAGGTTTTGCCGTCGGCAGCGAAGAGCTGATCGAAGGGCTGAACCGGGTAAAAAACTCGTTTAACTCCTACACGCTGGACCGCCCCGCTCTTGCCGCGGCGATTGCTTCTTTTGAGGATGAGGCCTATTTCCGCCAGACGGTTGAGCGCGTCATGCTGACCCGTGAAGCCGTTACGGACAAGCTGCGCCAGATGGGCTTCCATGCAGCGGATTCCGGCGCAAACTTCGTATTTATTACGCATCCGAAGGTAGCTGCCAAAAAGCTGCTTGATTCGCTGCGCGAGCAGGGCATTCTGGTCCGTTACTTCAATCAGCCGCGCATCAGCAACCATCTGCGGGTTACGATCGGCACGGATGAGGAGATGGATGCTTTTATTGCGGCTTTACAAACGATTCTTGCCGCAGAAGGCTGCTGA
- a CDS encoding glutamine--tRNA ligase/YqeY domain fusion protein — protein sequence MENTETKQLSSNFIKNIVVEDLKEGRVQEIVTRFPPEPNGYLHIGHAKSICLNFELADEFKGRTNLRFDDTNPVKEDTEFVESIQEDVRWLGFEWDELRFASDYFEELYNRAVLLIRKGKAYVDDLSAEEIRENRGTLTEPGKESPYRNRSVEENLDLFARMRAGEFANGEKVLRAKIDMASPNITLRDPVLYRIAHAHHHRTGDAWCIYPMYDYAHPLSDAIEGITHSICTLEFEDHRPLYDWTIQECEMEATPHQYEFARLNVTNTVMSKRKLKALVDEGVVDGWDDPRMPTISGMRRKGYTPEALRAFCREIGVAKSNSLVDERMLEHFIREDLKLKAPRTMAVLRPLKVVITNYPEGQTELLDAENNSENEAMGHRQIPFSREIYIEQDDFMENPPSKYFRLFPGNEVRLKHAYFIKCEDVIKDADGNVVELHCTYDPETKSGSGFTGRKVKGTIHWVDASQAVPALFRLYEPLITSEAEEEGKPFLECINPNSQELVRGFVEPNMKDAAGHDKFQFFRHGYFNVDPKDSTPEELVFNRIVSLKSSFDPSKA from the coding sequence ATGGAGAATACGGAAACAAAGCAGTTATCATCAAATTTCATTAAAAATATCGTCGTGGAAGATTTAAAGGAAGGCCGCGTCCAGGAAATCGTCACTCGTTTCCCGCCGGAGCCGAACGGTTACCTTCATATCGGACACGCCAAGTCCATATGCCTTAATTTTGAGCTGGCAGACGAATTTAAAGGGCGCACCAATTTGCGCTTTGACGATACGAACCCGGTTAAAGAAGATACCGAGTTTGTAGAGTCGATTCAGGAGGATGTGCGCTGGCTCGGCTTCGAATGGGACGAGCTCCGCTTTGCATCCGATTATTTTGAAGAGCTGTACAATCGTGCCGTTCTTCTTATTCGAAAAGGAAAAGCGTACGTCGACGACCTGTCGGCGGAAGAAATCCGCGAAAACCGCGGCACGTTGACCGAACCGGGCAAAGAAAGCCCGTACCGGAACCGCAGCGTGGAGGAGAATCTCGACCTGTTTGCGCGCATGCGCGCCGGCGAATTCGCAAACGGCGAGAAGGTGCTCCGCGCCAAAATCGACATGGCGTCGCCCAACATTACGCTGCGCGATCCCGTCCTGTACCGGATTGCCCATGCCCATCATCACCGGACCGGCGATGCTTGGTGCATTTACCCGATGTACGATTATGCGCATCCGCTGAGCGATGCCATCGAAGGCATTACGCATTCGATCTGTACGCTGGAGTTTGAAGATCACCGCCCGCTGTACGACTGGACAATCCAGGAATGCGAGATGGAGGCGACGCCTCATCAATACGAATTTGCCCGCCTGAACGTGACGAACACTGTCATGAGCAAACGGAAGCTGAAGGCGCTGGTGGACGAAGGCGTGGTGGACGGCTGGGACGATCCGCGTATGCCAACGATCAGCGGCATGCGCCGCAAAGGCTATACGCCGGAAGCGCTGCGCGCATTTTGCCGCGAGATCGGCGTTGCCAAAAGCAACAGCCTTGTTGACGAGCGGATGCTGGAGCATTTTATCCGCGAGGACTTGAAGCTGAAGGCGCCGCGCACGATGGCGGTGCTTCGCCCGCTCAAAGTGGTGATCACCAACTATCCGGAAGGACAAACGGAGCTGCTGGATGCGGAAAACAACTCCGAGAATGAAGCGATGGGCCATCGCCAAATTCCGTTCTCCCGCGAAATTTATATCGAGCAGGACGATTTTATGGAAAATCCGCCAAGCAAATATTTCCGCCTGTTCCCGGGCAACGAGGTTCGCCTGAAGCATGCGTACTTTATTAAATGCGAGGACGTCATCAAAGACGCGGACGGCAATGTGGTGGAGCTGCACTGCACCTATGATCCGGAAACGAAAAGCGGCTCCGGCTTTACCGGCCGCAAAGTGAAAGGCACGATCCATTGGGTTGACGCTTCCCAAGCCGTGCCTGCACTGTTCCGCTTGTATGAGCCGCTTATTACCAGCGAAGCGGAGGAAGAAGGCAAGCCGTTCCTGGAATGCATCAATCCGAACTCGCAGGAGCTGGTGCGCGGCTTCGTGGAGCCGAACATGAAGGATGCTGCCGGCCATGACAAATTCCAGTTTTTCCGCCACGGCTACTTTAACGTGGATCCGAAGGACTCGACGCCGGAAGAGCTTGTGTTCAACCGCATCGTATCGCTAAAAAGCTCGTTTGATCCGTCGAAGGCTTAA
- the mprF gene encoding bifunctional lysylphosphatidylglycerol flippase/synthetase MprF: MAGIIKRLASFKSVFKFLFPVIILLFLYTQTGSFIRDIKPAAALHLLKQLHWADHAELVLVCFAAVGAMLLYDGLLMKWNKAQIPALSVIKISWIANTFNNVMGFAGITGAGLRLTLYRKWGLQGPAWLRTLVYQSLSALTGLSILSLLLLAGAWRDDRLLRDHVWLLLAVIAVAAYAVLFALLGKLPRLGQWLGLSDAGGAPASHTAPVYAIAASLAEWFAAAVSFAFIVHLLHLPIGFRETMGIYTAAAVAGVASFVPSGLGSFDAVVLLAFHHQGLSSDQALAVLLLYRIFYCLLPWSLGLAFASTEWMPNKEKWAQAQHQILKPAVKRWHSVWNWPSQSALLSDISAWALAALVFISGILLLTSSATPGSWHRMHLLEQYVTPFTMKGSHQLAVLFGLLMLMVSESLRFRVKRAYYAALFLLVGGTASLVLKGFEFEEAVFLLFVLLLLWLSKDRFNRKEAPFSLSRTFIWAAVSLIVIALYLSLGLSTNELPPELSKFHAHWYARYTLKDGELQREAVVALAVTWGLLSVRRLFLPSLPPAPLPDQRDMAKLEQLLTQYNGNFLTHLLFIGDKSFMWAPDGNAVLAYGRYRKTLVALGDPIGDPDSIRLLIREFRDYADRYAATAAFYQVRAEYLPLYHEFGYRFFKLGEEAVVPLARFHLTGRRKADLRAACNKFERNGYTFGMIRPPFAPVLLSELKDVSDEWLGGRKEKGFTLGTFKESYLELAPIAVLRDNEGRVAAFASLMPVYDKGVSVQIDLMRHRKGLNGVMDVLFVHLLEWAKAEGYETFNLGMAPLASVGESSYSYRGERLARWVFLKGNQFYGFQGIRRFKEKFDPEWEPRYLAFPQNSLFLKLIMQITRMISKGEPRR, encoded by the coding sequence ATGGCCGGAATAATCAAGCGGCTGGCTTCGTTTAAATCCGTATTCAAATTTTTGTTTCCGGTTATCATTCTCCTGTTTCTGTACACACAAACCGGAAGCTTTATCCGGGATATTAAGCCTGCCGCTGCGCTTCATCTGCTGAAACAGCTGCATTGGGCGGATCATGCGGAGCTTGTGCTCGTCTGCTTTGCTGCTGTCGGAGCGATGCTCCTGTACGACGGGCTGCTGATGAAATGGAATAAAGCGCAAATTCCTGCTTTGTCTGTGATCAAAATCAGCTGGATCGCCAACACGTTTAATAATGTGATGGGTTTTGCCGGAATAACCGGCGCGGGGCTGCGCCTTACGCTGTACCGCAAATGGGGGCTGCAAGGGCCGGCATGGCTGCGTACGCTCGTCTATCAGTCGCTGTCCGCACTGACCGGGCTGTCTATCCTGTCGCTGCTGCTGCTTGCCGGCGCATGGCGGGACGATCGCTTGCTGCGCGACCATGTGTGGCTGCTGCTTGCCGTTATTGCAGTTGCGGCGTATGCCGTGCTGTTTGCGCTGCTGGGCAAGCTGCCGAGGCTTGGGCAATGGCTGGGGCTGTCCGACGCAGGCGGTGCTCCGGCCTCGCACACGGCGCCGGTGTACGCGATCGCCGCTTCGCTGGCGGAGTGGTTTGCCGCAGCGGTTTCTTTTGCGTTTATCGTCCATTTGCTTCATTTGCCGATCGGCTTCAGGGAGACGATGGGCATTTATACGGCGGCCGCCGTTGCCGGCGTAGCCAGCTTCGTGCCCAGCGGGCTGGGCTCCTTTGATGCGGTGGTGCTGCTGGCTTTCCATCATCAGGGTTTGTCCTCCGACCAGGCGCTGGCCGTGCTGCTGCTGTACCGGATTTTTTATTGCCTATTGCCATGGAGCTTGGGGCTTGCGTTTGCTTCCACCGAGTGGATGCCCAACAAGGAAAAATGGGCGCAGGCGCAACATCAAATATTAAAACCAGCCGTCAAACGCTGGCATTCCGTCTGGAATTGGCCAAGCCAGTCGGCTCTTCTAAGCGATATTAGCGCCTGGGCGCTTGCGGCATTGGTTTTTATAAGCGGCATTCTGCTTCTGACCTCTTCGGCCACGCCGGGCAGCTGGCACCGGATGCATCTGCTTGAGCAATATGTGACGCCGTTTACAATGAAAGGCTCGCACCAGTTGGCCGTATTGTTTGGCCTGCTGATGCTGATGGTATCGGAAAGCTTGCGGTTCCGGGTCAAACGGGCTTATTACGCCGCGTTGTTCCTGCTTGTCGGCGGCACGGCGTCGCTTGTATTAAAGGGCTTTGAATTTGAAGAAGCAGTATTTCTTCTGTTTGTATTGCTGCTGCTCTGGTTGTCCAAAGACCGGTTTAACCGCAAAGAAGCGCCTTTCTCGTTAAGCCGGACGTTCATTTGGGCTGCCGTATCGCTTATTGTCATTGCCTTGTACCTGTCGCTTGGCTTGTCTACCAATGAGCTTCCGCCGGAGCTGAGCAAGTTTCATGCCCATTGGTACGCCCGGTATACACTGAAGGATGGGGAGCTGCAGCGGGAAGCGGTAGTGGCGCTTGCGGTCACTTGGGGACTGTTGTCCGTCCGCCGTTTATTTCTGCCCAGCCTTCCGCCTGCGCCGCTCCCGGATCAGCGGGATATGGCGAAGCTGGAGCAGCTGCTTACGCAGTATAACGGCAACTTCCTGACCCATCTGCTGTTTATCGGGGACAAAAGTTTCATGTGGGCGCCGGACGGGAACGCGGTGCTTGCTTACGGCCGGTACCGCAAAACGCTGGTGGCGCTGGGCGATCCGATTGGCGATCCCGATTCCATCCGGCTGCTCATCCGCGAGTTCCGCGATTATGCCGACCGCTATGCGGCAACGGCTGCTTTTTATCAGGTGCGGGCCGAATATTTGCCGCTGTATCACGAATTCGGCTACCGCTTCTTCAAGCTGGGGGAAGAGGCGGTAGTGCCGCTCGCAAGATTTCATTTGACCGGCCGCCGCAAAGCCGATTTGCGCGCTGCCTGCAACAAATTTGAACGGAACGGCTATACGTTCGGAATGATTCGTCCGCCTTTTGCGCCCGTGCTGCTGTCCGAACTGAAGGACGTATCGGATGAATGGCTTGGCGGCCGTAAGGAAAAAGGCTTTACGCTCGGCACCTTTAAAGAGTCGTATTTGGAGCTGGCGCCTATCGCCGTCCTGCGGGATAACGAGGGAAGGGTTGCCGCTTTCGCCAGCCTCATGCCTGTATACGATAAAGGCGTATCCGTACAAATTGACCTGATGAGGCACCGCAAAGGGCTAAACGGCGTTATGGATGTGCTGTTTGTCCATTTGCTGGAGTGGGCCAAGGCGGAAGGATACGAGACGTTTAATCTCGGTATGGCGCCGCTTGCCAGCGTCGGGGAGTCCAGCTACTCCTACCGCGGGGAAAGACTGGCAAGGTGGGTATTTCTGAAGGGCAACCAGTTTTACGGCTTTCAAGGCATCCGCCGGTTTAAGGAAAAGTTCGATCCTGAATGGGAGCCGCGTTATTTGGCTTTTCCGCAAAACAGCCTGTTCCTGAAGCTGATCATGCAAATTACGAGGATGATATCCAAAGGAGAGCCGCGGCGGTAG
- a CDS encoding DinB family protein — translation MYTTIKSFVDDYAIERQSTQKLLDALTDESLAQEALPGAGNWSIGKLAWHLVPSGGVLSYGGVALDPPSKEAAYPASAAEIAELYRRSAASVTEAVAQKWTDADLSKEMNLFGRTFTAGSFLTLFMKHEIHHRGQLTILMRLAGLPVAGVYGPSKDER, via the coding sequence ATGTATACCACGATTAAAAGTTTCGTAGATGACTATGCCATCGAGCGGCAATCCACGCAAAAGCTGCTGGATGCGCTGACGGATGAGTCCCTGGCGCAAGAAGCCCTGCCGGGAGCAGGCAACTGGTCGATCGGCAAGCTGGCCTGGCATTTGGTGCCGTCCGGCGGCGTCCTTTCCTATGGAGGCGTTGCGCTCGATCCGCCAAGCAAAGAAGCCGCTTACCCTGCTTCCGCTGCGGAGATTGCCGAGCTGTACCGCCGTTCGGCTGCTTCGGTTACCGAAGCGGTCGCGCAAAAATGGACCGATGCCGACTTGTCCAAAGAAATGAACCTGTTCGGCAGAACGTTCACTGCCGGCAGCTTCCTGACGTTGTTCATGAAGCATGAAATTCATCACCGCGGCCAGCTGACGATTCTGATGCGCCTTGCCGGCCTGCCGGTTGCCGGCGTATACGGCCCGTCCAAGGACGAGCGCTAA
- a CDS encoding helix-turn-helix domain-containing protein encodes MFLKKSTVKKNGKIYNYYHIAASYRDEAGRSRHRIIEHLGALSDEEAEERRKAIKELQQKQAAAGSRETAGSGNPAPLDGSRMFSAAFPVLIGMERLVYEPSFPAEWNVPHSDMLLFTASGTCTAYKSGRKWVLDENTVLFCPAGEGFHLAGGGAGQAVLYRAGFELAERQADGSLIRKNMERLPFGGIRPLQPQRVSRSLEQLFHTPAGLDALGGLHAQMLFYELISSVFMLEKPASQAGKGTVIERAAAYISTYYRDDLTREQLAETYGVSPEHFSRMFKKETGVSFTDYLTDVRMEEARRLLQLSGASIKSVAEQVGFRSEYYFSRKFKQREGMTPSEFIAKPKAYATLAPYFTSLLMWLEAMPRYGEIKDWMREYYAGRQGFEQFEPIVWGNEDSERKLADERPDLVICYADAVKLDKLYELAPVLAVDLDALTWQEQLRLVARAAGKEPEAEAWLADFMDRCCAAQSRLSAVIRPGETVAVYKIVSDELYVYGKLRSMGGPLVYDCLQLEPPPFVRSRIIGQGLLNEQVQPALLHQVDADHILLLHYPSRLFEDKEPLLESPFWKEQKAVRAGQVYELDNDLFYSYDPLSLEKQLVYLEKKLLS; translated from the coding sequence ATGTTTTTAAAAAAAAGCACCGTCAAAAAGAACGGCAAAATCTATAACTATTATCATATTGCAGCCTCTTACCGGGATGAAGCGGGGCGCAGCCGCCACCGCATCATCGAGCATTTGGGCGCGCTCAGCGATGAAGAAGCCGAAGAGCGGCGCAAAGCGATTAAGGAGCTGCAGCAGAAGCAGGCTGCTGCAGGCAGCCGCGAAACCGCAGGCAGCGGAAACCCGGCGCCGCTGGATGGCTCCCGCATGTTCAGCGCCGCTTTTCCGGTATTGATCGGGATGGAGCGGCTTGTGTACGAGCCGTCTTTCCCTGCGGAATGGAATGTGCCCCATTCGGACATGCTGCTGTTTACGGCAAGCGGCACTTGCACGGCCTATAAATCGGGGCGCAAATGGGTGCTGGACGAAAACACCGTTTTGTTTTGTCCGGCGGGCGAAGGGTTTCATTTGGCTGGCGGCGGCGCCGGACAGGCGGTGTTATACCGGGCCGGCTTCGAGCTGGCTGAACGGCAGGCGGACGGCTCGCTGATCCGAAAAAACATGGAGCGGCTTCCGTTTGGCGGCATTCGCCCGCTGCAGCCGCAACGTGTCAGCCGCAGTCTGGAGCAGCTGTTCCATACGCCTGCGGGCCTAGATGCGCTTGGCGGGCTGCATGCGCAAATGCTGTTCTACGAGCTGATCAGCTCCGTATTTATGCTGGAGAAGCCGGCCTCCCAGGCTGGCAAAGGAACGGTAATCGAGCGTGCGGCCGCATATATCAGCACGTATTACCGGGATGACCTGACACGCGAGCAGCTGGCGGAAACGTACGGGGTGAGCCCGGAGCACTTTTCCCGCATGTTCAAGAAGGAGACGGGCGTCAGCTTTACCGACTATTTGACCGATGTCCGAATGGAGGAGGCGCGCCGTCTCCTGCAGCTGTCCGGCGCGAGCATCAAATCGGTAGCCGAACAAGTCGGTTTTCGCAGCGAATATTATTTCAGCCGCAAATTTAAGCAGCGGGAAGGCATGACGCCTTCCGAATTTATAGCCAAACCAAAGGCTTATGCAACGCTGGCCCCATATTTCACCTCCTTGCTGATGTGGCTGGAGGCGATGCCGCGTTACGGCGAAATCAAGGATTGGATGCGGGAATATTATGCCGGGCGGCAAGGCTTTGAACAGTTTGAGCCGATTGTGTGGGGGAACGAGGACAGCGAGCGTAAGCTGGCGGACGAACGCCCGGATCTGGTTATCTGTTACGCCGATGCGGTCAAGCTGGACAAGCTGTATGAGCTGGCGCCCGTATTGGCAGTGGATCTGGATGCATTGACGTGGCAAGAGCAGCTGCGCCTGGTCGCGAGGGCGGCCGGCAAGGAGCCGGAAGCGGAGGCTTGGCTTGCCGATTTCATGGACCGGTGCTGCGCCGCGCAAAGCCGGCTGTCTGCGGTTATCCGCCCGGGCGAGACGGTGGCGGTGTACAAAATCGTGTCCGACGAGCTGTACGTCTACGGCAAATTACGGAGTATGGGCGGGCCGCTTGTATATGACTGCCTGCAGTTGGAACCGCCGCCTTTTGTCCGCAGCCGGATCATCGGGCAAGGGCTGCTGAACGAGCAGGTGCAGCCGGCATTGCTGCATCAAGTGGACGCCGACCATATATTGCTGCTGCATTATCCGTCACGCCTGTTTGAAGATAAGGAGCCGCTGCTGGAATCGCCGTTCTGGAAGGAGCAGAAGGCAGTTCGGGCCGGCCAAGTCTATGAGCTGGACAACGACTTGTTTTATTCCTATGATCCGCTGTCGTTGGAGAAGCAGCTTGTCTATCTGGAGAAGAAGCTTTTGTCATAA
- a CDS encoding GNAT family N-acetyltransferase: MTNDTNLTYTIADAEWSDLPHIVAIYNSTVAGRMVTADLEPVTLESRRRWFEEHSPDFRPLWVMKSAQGDIMAWLSFQSFYGRPAYNATAELSIYIAEEHRAKGLGSVLVRKAIDECPRLGVRTLLGFVFGHNEPSLALLRKFGFQEWANLPRVAELDGVERDLIIVGKRIGE; encoded by the coding sequence ATGACGAACGATACGAACTTAACTTATACGATTGCCGATGCGGAGTGGAGCGATCTGCCGCATATCGTGGCGATTTACAACTCAACTGTTGCCGGCCGTATGGTAACGGCCGATCTGGAGCCGGTGACGTTGGAAAGCCGGCGCCGCTGGTTCGAAGAGCATTCGCCGGATTTCCGGCCGCTCTGGGTTATGAAGTCAGCCCAGGGCGATATAATGGCCTGGCTCAGCTTCCAGTCGTTTTACGGGCGGCCGGCCTATAATGCAACGGCGGAACTGAGCATATATATTGCTGAAGAGCATCGCGCAAAAGGGCTTGGCAGCGTGCTGGTCCGGAAGGCGATTGATGAATGCCCGCGTCTCGGTGTCCGGACGCTGCTTGGTTTTGTTTTCGGGCATAATGAGCCAAGCCTTGCGTTGCTCCGGAAGTTTGGCTTTCAGGAATGGGCCAATCTGCCTCGCGTGGCGGAGCTGGACGGTGTGGAACGGGATTTGATCATTGTAGGCAAAAGAATCGGAGAGTAA
- a CDS encoding aminoglycoside N(3)-acetyltransferase has translation MEQLKGKLMTVRTLAEDFRRLGMCPGMTVIVHSSFKSIGSWVLGGPVSVILALEEVLGPEGTLVMPAHSTDLSDPAGWQNPPVDPAWWDVIRENMPPYDRDLTPTNRMGIIAELFRKQNGVLRSAHPQLSFAARGKHAGMVTDNHSYEYGLGENSPLARIYELDGHVLLLGVDNGNNTSIHLAECRSSYPSKQETAAYAPVVANGQRQWIGYADLAYDSSDFSRIGEDFERDTGLVKRGLIGQSSALLLPQRAVVDYAVEWMKRNRKS, from the coding sequence ATGGAACAATTAAAAGGTAAGCTCATGACCGTCCGGACGCTGGCGGAAGATTTCCGCAGGCTGGGCATGTGTCCGGGAATGACCGTCATCGTTCATTCCTCGTTTAAATCAATCGGCAGCTGGGTGCTTGGCGGACCTGTATCCGTCATATTGGCGCTTGAGGAAGTGCTTGGCCCCGAAGGCACGCTTGTTATGCCCGCCCATTCCACAGACTTGTCGGACCCGGCAGGCTGGCAAAATCCGCCCGTTGATCCCGCATGGTGGGATGTGATCCGGGAGAACATGCCGCCTTATGACCGCGATTTGACGCCAACAAACCGGATGGGCATCATTGCGGAGCTTTTCCGCAAGCAAAACGGCGTGCTGCGGAGCGCGCATCCGCAGCTGTCATTTGCAGCACGGGGCAAACATGCCGGAATGGTGACGGATAACCATTCGTATGAATACGGATTGGGGGAAAATTCGCCGCTTGCGCGTATTTATGAGCTGGACGGGCATGTGCTGCTGCTCGGCGTCGATAACGGCAACAATACGTCCATCCATTTGGCGGAATGCCGCAGCTCTTATCCGTCGAAGCAGGAGACGGCTGCCTATGCGCCCGTTGTCGCAAACGGTCAGCGGCAATGGATCGGGTATGCCGATCTCGCCTATGACAGCTCGGACTTCAGCCGGATCGGCGAAGATTTCGAGCGGGATACCGGACTTGTAAAACGGGGGCTGATTGGACAGTCCAGCGCGCTGCTGCTGCCGCAGCGGGCAGTTGTGGATTACGCGGTTGAGTGGATGAAACGAAACCGCAAGTCATAA